In Paenibacillus sp. BIC5C1, a genomic segment contains:
- the nrdF gene encoding class 1b ribonucleoside-diphosphate reductase subunit beta, giving the protein MPAIQAVNWNRADDDFTLMFWNQNIMQFWTDDEIPLSDDKMTWGMLSDIEKDAYMKVLGGLTLLDTIQGGVGMPQIMEHVDGLQRKAVLSFMAMMEQIHAKSYSSIFTTLASTEEIDSVFKWVEENPYLQTKATVIRQYYMNIETSKDLYMAMAASVLLESYLFYSGFFYPLYLAGQGKLTCSGEIIDLILRDESIHGVYVGVLAQEIYASFDETQRNDVYQSLVDLVQLLHQNELQYTEELYTPIHLTEEVETFLRYNANKAMMNLGFEPLFDDEEVNPIVLNGISTHTKQHDFFSKKGNGYIRTLNVEPLTDDDFKFK; this is encoded by the coding sequence ATGCCGGCAATTCAAGCTGTGAACTGGAATCGGGCGGATGATGATTTCACACTGATGTTCTGGAATCAGAATATTATGCAATTTTGGACCGATGACGAGATTCCTTTATCCGATGATAAAATGACCTGGGGCATGCTCAGTGACATAGAAAAAGACGCTTATATGAAAGTTTTGGGAGGCCTGACCCTTCTGGATACGATCCAGGGCGGTGTAGGTATGCCGCAGATTATGGAGCATGTCGATGGACTGCAACGCAAGGCCGTACTTAGTTTTATGGCAATGATGGAACAAATTCATGCGAAATCATACAGCAGTATTTTTACCACATTGGCATCAACCGAAGAAATCGACAGTGTATTTAAATGGGTGGAAGAAAACCCATATCTGCAAACCAAAGCGACGGTTATACGTCAGTATTACATGAACATTGAAACTTCAAAAGATCTGTATATGGCAATGGCTGCTTCCGTTCTTTTGGAAAGTTATTTGTTTTACAGCGGATTTTTCTATCCGCTCTATTTAGCCGGACAAGGCAAACTCACATGCAGTGGTGAGATCATAGATCTGATTCTGCGGGATGAAAGTATTCATGGTGTATATGTGGGCGTGTTGGCCCAGGAAATATACGCAAGCTTTGATGAAACCCAGCGGAACGATGTGTACCAAAGTCTAGTTGATCTAGTACAGCTTCTTCATCAAAATGAGTTGCAATATACGGAGGAATTATATACACCTATTCATTTGACCGAAGAAGTGGAAACCTTCCTTCGTTATAACGCTAATAAAGCGATGATGAACCTCGGGTTTGAGCCATTATTTGATGACGAGGAAGTTAATCCGATTGTGTTAAATGGCATCAGTACACATACCAAGCAGCATGACTTTTTCTCTAAAAAAGGCAATGGGTATATTCGGACTCTGAATGTAGAACCTCTGACGGATGATGATTTCAAGTTTAAATAA
- a CDS encoding ABC transporter permease — translation MFRTMRKYAHLYGMFIKNCLIAQMEFRGNFMMSLLVESVYLLAKLLYVLVVFRTDLHVDGIPPEGLLLFIGMHTVVTGMYVGLFFTNFTKIPEYIKDGSLDLMLTKPVSLQFMASLRYVDLALPIPDILVGFVMIGIGWHAMDIPLTFLQLAGFVLLLFVSVIITYCLMIIPALLSFRFVQTGSASEIAHSAWDANNFPMAIYPTWVRRIGTFVIPLFLITNFGPMFLLGQLSWLYTGLALVASLILFTIIRLLWKQAVKGYSSASS, via the coding sequence ATGTTTAGAACCATGAGAAAATACGCACATTTGTATGGTATGTTCATCAAAAATTGTCTCATTGCCCAGATGGAGTTTCGGGGCAATTTCATGATGAGCCTGCTGGTGGAATCCGTCTACCTGCTCGCCAAACTGTTATATGTACTCGTTGTGTTCCGCACCGATCTTCACGTCGACGGCATACCGCCAGAAGGGTTGCTTCTATTTATAGGCATGCACACCGTGGTGACAGGAATGTATGTCGGGCTATTTTTCACCAATTTTACGAAAATTCCGGAATATATTAAGGACGGGTCACTTGATCTAATGCTAACGAAGCCGGTTTCACTTCAATTTATGGCTTCCTTGCGTTATGTCGATCTGGCGCTGCCAATCCCTGATATTTTAGTTGGTTTCGTCATGATTGGCATTGGCTGGCATGCTATGGACATACCTCTGACGTTTCTCCAGCTTGCTGGATTTGTGTTGCTGTTATTCGTCTCTGTTATCATCACATACTGTCTAATGATTATCCCTGCATTGCTGTCATTTCGATTCGTTCAGACCGGCTCTGCATCGGAGATTGCCCATTCCGCCTGGGACGCCAACAATTTTCCAATGGCAATATACCCAACTTGGGTCCGGCGGATCGGTACCTTTGTCATTCCACTGTTCCTGATTACCAATTTCGGACCGATGTTCCTGCTAGGACAGCTCAGCTGGCTCTATACAGGACTGGCGCTGGTCGCTTCGCTCATACTCTTCACAATTATACGATTGCTCTGGAAACAGGCTGTGAAGGGATATAGTAGTGCAAGCAGTTAA
- a CDS encoding ABC transporter permease, with product MNGRKLYTAVFSMGVQQSMEYRFHFFLGLLGAAFPILVQYFIWTAVYQHSGETALFSYSYNQIILYTILAGLVSKLIATQFEHQIVDDIKNGGLNKYLIKPVSYFGYRLVSFFGQKAIYYGVTAVLLVGIIWISSASGVLDFQVIRMILFVVTLSGALLLNFLISYCICASAFYLNEISYFFVITSLLVNILSGGMFPLEIFGDSIVEALQYTPFPYTIYFPVNVLSGKTEVAAMYQGLLIQCGWILLFLWLSRLTWRISMKKYSAVGG from the coding sequence ATGAATGGACGCAAATTGTATACGGCTGTTTTTTCGATGGGTGTACAGCAATCGATGGAATACCGATTTCACTTCTTTCTCGGTCTTCTCGGAGCTGCGTTTCCGATTCTTGTTCAATATTTTATATGGACAGCGGTGTACCAACATTCCGGCGAAACGGCGCTATTCTCGTATTCATATAATCAGATCATATTGTATACAATCTTGGCTGGCCTGGTATCCAAACTGATCGCCACCCAGTTCGAGCACCAGATCGTCGATGATATCAAGAACGGCGGCCTCAACAAGTATTTGATCAAACCGGTTAGTTACTTCGGATATCGGCTAGTATCCTTTTTCGGACAGAAGGCGATCTATTACGGCGTTACAGCTGTGCTGCTCGTCGGGATTATCTGGATCTCATCTGCCAGTGGTGTGCTTGACTTCCAGGTCATACGGATGATCTTATTCGTCGTCACGCTGTCCGGGGCGCTTTTGCTCAATTTCCTGATTTCCTACTGCATCTGTGCAAGTGCTTTTTATCTGAACGAAATCTCTTATTTTTTCGTCATTACGAGTCTGCTTGTGAATATTCTGAGCGGAGGTATGTTCCCGTTGGAGATTTTTGGGGATTCGATAGTGGAGGCACTTCAGTACACGCCGTTTCCGTATACCATTTATTTTCCAGTCAATGTACTTAGCGGCAAAACGGAAGTGGCGGCGATGTATCAAGGATTGCTCATCCAGTGCGGGTGGATACTTCTGTTTTTATGGCTATCTCGTCTCACGTGGCGCATATCCATGAAGAAATATTCAGCGGTTGGGGGGTAG
- a CDS encoding ABC transporter ATP-binding protein — MDFIRVRELHKSFVYYRKEAGLKHSLKNLFARKSLVKEAVKSVSFDIGPGECVGFLGPNGAGKTTTLKMLSGILYPTSGEADVLGYVPWERKNEFKRLFSIVMGQKNQLWWDLPASDSIYLNKCIYDVEDDLYRRSLAELSEMLDVQDLLDVQVRRLSLGERMKMELIAALIHRPKLLYLDEPTIGLDFPSQKRVREFLKYYNEQFGATVLLTSHYMKDVEDLCKRTIIINEGSLLYDGDLHKINDLFGEHKIVKLQFSEPVAEQRLAKFGKMISADEYSVVLELPKHRLKEVSRAVLDSFPIVDWTIEDVPIEESISMLYQKESVG; from the coding sequence ATGGACTTTATCCGTGTACGAGAACTGCACAAATCGTTTGTATATTACCGGAAAGAAGCAGGACTCAAACATTCACTGAAAAACTTGTTTGCTCGCAAATCACTTGTGAAGGAAGCGGTTAAATCCGTTTCCTTTGATATCGGCCCCGGGGAGTGCGTTGGATTTCTGGGTCCGAACGGAGCAGGTAAAACCACGACGCTCAAAATGTTGTCGGGTATTCTATATCCCACAAGTGGAGAAGCCGACGTCCTTGGTTATGTACCTTGGGAGCGAAAGAACGAGTTCAAACGGCTGTTCTCCATTGTAATGGGTCAGAAAAATCAACTTTGGTGGGACCTTCCTGCCAGCGATTCGATTTATTTGAACAAATGTATATATGACGTCGAGGATGATCTCTATCGTCGAAGTCTTGCCGAACTATCAGAGATGCTTGATGTGCAAGACTTGCTGGATGTACAGGTTCGCAGGCTGTCCTTGGGCGAACGTATGAAAATGGAGCTAATCGCAGCTCTAATCCACCGACCAAAGCTGCTGTATCTTGACGAGCCAACGATCGGCCTGGATTTCCCTTCGCAGAAGAGGGTGCGGGAATTTCTGAAATATTATAATGAGCAGTTTGGTGCCACGGTTCTGCTGACGAGCCACTACATGAAGGACGTGGAGGACCTGTGCAAGCGGACAATCATCATTAACGAAGGAAGTCTTCTGTATGACGGAGATCTTCATAAGATAAATGATCTGTTTGGCGAGCATAAAATTGTAAAGTTGCAGTTCTCGGAGCCGGTTGCCGAGCAGCGTCTGGCCAAATTTGGGAAAATGATCAGCGCAGACGAATACAGTGTTGTTCTGGAGCTGCCCAAACACCGTCTAAAAGAAGTGTCGCGTGCTGTGCTTGATTCGTTTCCAATCGTTGACTGGACGATTGAGGACGTACCGATCGAAGAGAGTATCTCCATGCTCTACCAAAAGGAATCGGTCGGATGA